The genome window aTGATATTTCAACTAACCCTAAAGAGATGATGCAAATTAAGTCGAtaactttcaaaaaaatttaatcaggAAATTAATGGAGACTAGTTTCGGAGGCATTCACTTCCACTACTGttacaaattttcaaaatttacctgGAAAAGTATCTTGATGAAAATACGAGACGAAGAAGTAGTCGCGTCCTCAGTCAGCCGTATGTAAGCTAGGGCCTGCCATGGTAGAGCATCAGTGCCAAGAAGATGTGCAAAAAATTTTGCCACATTACGCAACTTATTTGTTTCAAGCCGGTGAATCATTGAATATTGCTCCACAAAGCATTTCTCAAAATTTTCTTGATGAATCTTGTTGATCAGGCAAAATCTTTGACCCAGAAGACCATAATAACGAAGATAAGTTCTTTCTTGGCTGCAGCATTCTAGCAACATAATGCAGAGCTCCATCTGCATAAGTAACATAACACTTAATAAGTGTTTAATTTACGGGTTACAAACACCAAATAATGGTCACTAATTAGAACACCGAGAAAAAACCTAAGAAACATGAGCACTGAACAAAGTAAAAAAGAACAAAATATTCCTTCAGTAAGAAACTATAAAGgactaaataataaatcatgaaaattacagCCATAACCTGGTACTGAAATGTTTTTCGGGACAAATGGCATATTTGTTATGTAACTAGGgagtagggctgagcaaaaccgaaccgaaaccgaaaaaccggaccggaccgaataatttcggtccggttcggtcctaattttctgaaatttcggTCTGTTCGagtatttcggtccggaccgaaataaaatacggtccggtccggtccccatcaaaaaatttcagttctggaccgaatggaccgaacttttatatataattaatattttattttatatattaaataacatattaatatattatactatttcTATCTATACCTAATATCCTGATCTGCTCTATGCTATACCTATCTGCTAGTACCCCAGACCCAGCGGCGCCGCGCCTCATGTTCTCAACCCTAACTATATGAAACACACAGCACTGCTCGTCAGCCAAACTCCGTCGCAGCATCACTACAAGTCATTCCCTCAGGTTTAGAGAATCAAAGTAACTCCCTCACAAAGCTTATACTTGTTTCTTCCAAAATGTAATTCCTGATTTGGATGACACATCCAATGATCAAAAGAGTATATCTGTTGATGGCCGTTAATCATGCTTGCTGGTTTTCTTTATAGTACAGAtctaatttgaattttgaaaaagttCGGTTTTGACGGACCGGACCCGACCGAccaaattatttcggttcggtccatatgcaaacttcggtccggtccggtcctgaaaattttaaaaattcggtTTTCGGTCCTTTCGGTTCGGTCCCgttctggaccgaaccgaccgaatgctcagccctactaGGGAGTCTAGGACTAATCATTAAGTTTAATTCTTAGGCTCTTCTCCTGATTCTCTTTTGTGTAAAGTTTATGGATGTTGTATACATAAGAAAAATAATTCTATTAAGAAAAGACAGGTTTTAACTTGCAGGTTGCTTAACGCAAAGCACTTAGAGttacaaacatatataacaaTGATTACCGAACAATATAAACTCAAGCAAACCAACTTTAATGTATTTTTTCCTGACTTCTTGAcgaaatactccctctgtccctctcatttctaacacttttcttcaacttcttgacacgcattttaaggtgtATATAAAGTATAGgtttacaacttttttttttttaaatttcatggtctgtataaaaatttaaacattaaacttttattcagaaggaaatttttttttatcaaactatattttatgagagctttaaaatgcgtgccgagcccccgtcccccaatgttaagaatggagggggacggagggagtatacctTAAGGGGCTATTTGGACAAACACAGAAGCAGAAGTTAAGTTGTGTCATTAGTGTCATGTTTCATTTGATAAATTATGAGTTGAAAAATCACCAAAAACTATGGGCTAAGCACATTTCATCATATAGTgatcaaacaaatatataagGCAACTTCAACTAACAATGATAGCTAATAAAGATACCTCTTGTCCAGGCTCTAGCTTAATTTTCAAAAGCTTATGACCAGCTTCTTCAAAATCAACACTAGACATTATTGTTAGGTAGATTGTCCTTCTAAGATTCACAAGATTTGTTTCTGTTTCATCTCTTATTCTCATTTGCTCTTCATCagattcatcatcttcatcctcttcatcatctGTTGCTGCATCTGAGTCGGCTTCATCTTCAGACTCTTCTCCAAGCAGGTTTTTCTTCAGTTCTTCATATCGTTGTTCATTTTCAATAAATTGTGGGTCTGGCTTAAAAATATCTGAGGCGCATGCTAAAAGTATTAGAGTCCATTATAAATTAGGTCAACCAAAAAGCTAAACAAAGTAAAATAGAAGTAGTTACCCAAAGCAATCTCAGGATCTATTTGATCTAAAAGTGATATTTCATGGGTCAGTTGATCTTCTTGCTCAACCAGGTCTAGCTCCGGACGGATAGCTGGGTAACCCTGCATTTGCAAAAAGACTTCATATGATTAATTGACCAGCATAACACTATCAGCAAACAAAGAACAAAATTGCGGTTAATTAAATTGCACCTGAAATTTGGCTTTACGTATGGCAAATAAACCTTCGATCAAAAACTGAACCCGCTTGTCAATCTCTCCTTCATGTAATATTCCACGGAAACGTTCAAAAATACCTGCATAAAATTCACgaagaatatattataaaccTACACTGCAAACCGTAAAATACAGTGTCCTAAATTTTATGCCAGCTTTTCCTAAATGTGTAAATGAGTGCATCTAATAGTAAATCTACACAAATAAAGAACTTCAAGTCCAATAACAAAACTGAAGCAAAAGGGGTAGAGGACACTCAAGCCAGAAAACATTCCAACACAAAAATAGATGTTAAGCAAGGAGCAGGGCTGTGGTATGTAATAACAAGGGTTACCAATGCATACCCTAAGTCTAAGCCTATATGacctattatattatataatatataatattatatttactaGAGTCATGTTCCTCTTAGAACCCTTAGCCTAAGAACCCTTAGAACCTTTCTATTATTAATAAGGGTCCTGCAACAGAACTGCACATGCAAAAAGTGttgtgtttatattttattttataacattatttttgaacaccaacaacgatgcaaaaaacatgtatttaaataaatttagatcctaaaaatctagttaaaatttagggttctgcagcagaacctcaGTGGTtatatggttctattttaactACTAGTTCTCTCTGAGCGCGAACCTATTTACTAACATTGTTAGAAATATAATTGATGCAGgataataaataaaacataGGTTTGGGTAGATTAATATAACATAGATTTGGGTGGATTAAACGATAAAACTTACCCATTAGTTTTGACAACTAGCTCTATAAGATTTAATAATCAACATACTAAATGATGATCTGTGACAGAAATTGAAGACAACAAAGttcaatttcataaaaaatataaatagatatataaatacaacaaaAATGAAGATCAGAGCTTCAGTTACATAATTAGATAGAGCTTAAGATAGAAATACTCCTGTACCCATTCTAATTATTTCTCCCTAATTATTTTCTTCATACAGCTCATAAAATATTTGCACTCATTTGTTTTAACTCTTCCCTTTTAGCTCCATGTGTTTCTCCTATAATTTTGCGACAAAGTATTACATAATTCTAAACTATGCCAGAagttttacacttttaagtgtATGCAACGCCTTAAGCATTCGCTCCACCCCTCCCTAGCATCCATTAATATTTCTATCCACATTAAAGAGATTGGTCAAACATTGTGGATTATTTAATTGCAATCAGTCCAGCAACAACTATTCATTTGTTAAAGTTCAttctttaattttctttcaTAGCATAAAAAGGTATACTAGTGAGGCAACTTGTACAAATTTTGCTAGGTAGACCAAAAGCCAATATGCATACAAAACACATGGGCATAAATGGCTTTATAGATCACCcctaatcacataacacatataatATGAGgctcagcatcatcatcatctatcTTGAATTCTTGATGTATATAGAGTTTACCTGGAAAAATTACGGAGTAAGCACCTGATAGTCTTGTTTTACTTTGAAAGAGTAGTGTCCTGCTTAATTAACTACAAAGCTTATGCAACAAACGACATAAAACTAACAGCTCCACAAAGAATACCTACCTCAATTCATGCCTTTATTATGCTAGAAGGCTGTCATATAAACCTCAAatgctatatatatttcaagttAATTCCAGCAATATCAAGTTCACTCAAAATTCTCTAAAACTAGGGTGGTTAGGGTAGCTCAGAATAAACTCTATATCAATTACactttataatttgttttatcaCTACAAACTACACTCAAAAAGACTCTTCAAGGGTATCCTGTAATTACAACATAACAGTTGACCTAAAACAATTGGATAAATAAACTATTAGAATATTTTGTTGCCGCAGAAACCCGATATACTATAATTAAGCCTACAATATATAATGCACATAAGGGATAGAGGGATTAGATACTAACCATGCAAACCTCGGGGACAGAGGTCTTGTAGGATTGACCCACATTGGGTAACAAAGCCAACAGCAACCTCTACACTGTCATCAGTAGGATTCTCCAACAATGTTGTGAGTAGTTCCAGAGCTACAAGCTCATGAACTATTTGTTGATTGACAAGATGTGCTATGAACTTGACGGCGGCTAGTAATTGGGGCTAAAAAAAACAAGACAAAAGCAATAAATAAATGAGGGAGAGAATGTAGTTGGTTGTATGTGAGAAAGAATGAAGTGAGCTGGTACCTTGTCATTCCTTTTATAGGCCCTTTGCAGTTGAAGAATGATTCTTCTCAAAAGAAGATCACCGACTTGGGGAAACTTAGTGTTGACAACAGCAACAAGTGCAGCAAAGACATCAGTGAAACCAGGAGAAGCCATCTGAGACTTGATACAAGAACGACAAAATAAGCCTCTGCCTCTAATGAGATTCTCGGCAAATAGCTCAGGAATGATATTCTTGATGTTTGTAGCATTAACTTTATTGACAAGACCATTAATACTCTTCCTCAAGGCATCCCAAGTCAATCTCTGATACTCAACACTAGACTTATCCTCCACTTGGTTAAGCATTCTAGCCAACTTAAAAGGGGGAATATAAACCCCGCCAGTCCGACTGTCAAGAGGGGGTGGGGGAGGTAAGACATTAGTTGTCTCCTGTTTCGAATTATCATCTCTCCTGTCCTCCTTCCTACTCGTCCTCTTCTCACCATTATCATCACTTTTTGATGTCTTACGAATCTGGCCTTCCTCCAAATCATCATCGACATCAGAATGCCTACTCCGACGACCAGATCTATCACGGATATCGTCGCTTCTTCTGGTGCTGCTGCTTCGTCGCCCATTCTTCTTATCATCATCTTCGTGTTTCCTATCCTCATCCTCCTCAGCATcccggcggcggcggcggccatctccgtctctctctctatatctctctcgatctctctcccgctctccatctctctccctatatctctctctttctctatcTCTATCTCTATCTCTATCCATTTCTCTATCTCTCTTACTACCTCCTCTCCTCTTGATTTCAGAATCATCAGGAAGTTTGGTCGCATCTCTCTCCACAACCACCTCCTTGTCGACATCATCAGATCGTTTACGCCCTACTCGCTCATCGTCTTCTCTACCTCTCTTGTTCTTCTTGtattcatcatcatcacttGACGAGTCGCTGCTTCTGTAATGGCGACGCCCCATCTAATCTCCGATTCAGGCTCTTCTGTATTGTTATCTAGATGTAACCCTAAACCCCCAAACCTCTCCGTCAGATCGATTTAATTAATTGTTGGCGGAGTGGCCTCGGACTCGCACTCTCCTCGCCAATCCCACTGGGCCGCTATATCACTACTACAACTACCCATTTAAGCCCGACCCATCTCTTTAATATTTTCCTTTTCTACTGTATATTGTACACTCTTCATTTTAAATTAGTATCCATCTTAAAAAATCACGCAGTTTAATAAAAATGAATCTTTAtgaattaattgcattaaataattataacatGTGAAATGAAGATGATCTGAGAAATATATATGTGAAGTGGAATTGATTTTGTAAATATAACTTTACATTGAAAATTGAAGTGGACAATtaaattgaaacaaattttatttttaaaagtggacatgtaaattgaaacagaAAGAGTATATTTTATTGGTGGCTAGTTTGCTACCTAACTTtcctataaattatttaatttaatcaaaaattataatattttatttaagaatatataatattctttaTGTAaggtattattttgaaaattacaaatttattctTGAAATAAATTCAtgtgtataaaattaaattaatataacaaaaacatttaaaacTACTAAAACTTTTAATTaggatgtaaaaaaataaaaaggaaattattatatttaaatatttaattttttattaataatatacaaaatacatattataGGCATGAAAATAAATAGTTCAGCAATGAATTTTTAAGCCTGATTAGGCAATTACATGATAATGTTGATACTAGAGAGTAGCAAGTTATAAactatattatcataatttaaGCTCAATTAGACAATTACATGCTAATGCTAATATCGGAGTGCAGCAACTCATCTGCTATTACCATGACTCTATTACCATGACTCTAACACACAACCACAAATAGAGGTGTGCTTTTGATCTAACTTAAAAATTATACTCCGATCGTTCCAAGAGTCTCTGCTAGTTAAACATTCAAACAAATGGAGGTAAGTTTTGATCTAACTTGAAAATCTTGTTTGTATTGATGACTAATgttgtaataatataaatatgattcataaatgtaaaatttattcaACTATATAGTTTTTAATGGTTGTATTGTAATATTATAGCAACATTGTCCATACATTGCGaacatgaattttttataatatataatattaaatcatatattgttaggaatatgtaaTGCTTGATGATGTAGAAGcactttaattattttaattttgtattatgttATCAAAAATGTAGCTGATCAACAGAGGCATGCTTAATTGTAGTATCCATTGATCAGAttacccatcaacggatgatgaggtgTTGTAAAATATGTAGTATCTTTAGCAGTTGATATGTGTTAGTTGATCAACTGTTGTAGCAATTGTTTTATCAACGGATGTGTAGTTAGGGtgataaattgtaaatattccAAATCATGTAAACTAGACATGTGaagtgaagaatcaactactatTCAGAAGTATCAATAGATGAAGAATAACAGCATCATCAACTGTTATCTCAACTCATCAACATACAGCTATGCTCAAAATGGAGTATCAATTGATATACTCAAGAAACCATCAACGGCTACTCACTCTGGTATTAGTTGATGGTTCTACAAATTATCAATTAACAGTTATAAGTTAAGAAAAAGGACAAAAGTCACATGAGTTGATGCGAAAGGTGTTGCACCAGTTTTTGAAGCAAAACTATAAAaggtttagtcaaatattgtgAATCTCGAAGCCTATCATTTTaagcaaagcaacaagaattttaACTGCCATATCTTCAGTCAAAGATCAAGAAATTCTACTTTTGTATTTGCAAAGAATGGAGTAGGTGTATGATTTTTCATactagtataaatatatatagtttgtATTAGTATATAAAAGCAATGCAATGTTTCATTTCATtctatcaaaaacatcaagaatTGAATAGCAGCTAAGATAGGCTTGAAACTGAGCTTTGTAAAATTTGCTCTTTAATCTTTTTGTAAGCAGTCGAGTATATTTTAATTGAGAGGTTATTCAATAGAAAATCCTCAAGTTGacaaaacaatccacctgaaattttgaaATGCCTTGTTCTTAATTtctgtttagttatttatattgCTCTTGTGTTTGAATACAATCTGTTTTAATAAAAGAAAGTCGAAAATCTTgatagattgtattcaaccccccttctataATCTGTACTCATTGTTTGTATtgttatataacatatattgttattaattatttgttatataaaaatcaatgcattttttttggtaatatgttaaaacttaaaaaacaTAATAGTTTAGGGGCAAATCAAAATTATTGGTTTTTCTTGTATTTTCCATAGTAACGGAACATTGtatataatattcttaattTGATAAAGTTCAAGTTTAAAATGAGTACAAAATATTGGGATATATTATTTTCGtccaaaatacaaaaaataatgttatttataaggatgggttaattatcaattgGATCACTTATTCTAGTCCAATGTATCATCCGCATCACTgtgaaatttttggtctcacatAAACCACTCATTAGACTAACGGTTGCATGCcgttaaatcaaatcaaaatagaTGTTAAAGTGAACTTTTTTTTCGTTAAGTTCAAGTGACATGACGCTTCCGTGgatgaagaaataaaataagtttaaactaaacaaataaactaaaacGAAGCATCAATTCAAGTTCAAAAATATACCTGAGGCTGCACTAGACCTCGATGATGACAACGAAGACTATGTTTGCTCTTTTGCAGTGGATGTTCACtgattttaattatcttttagaGAAATTATGTTTATGTTTGGTCTAGGGAACCATGATGTTTAACATTACTCGTTTGCTTGTTCTTTTGAAACTTAAGTATTTAtgcttgtttttaaattttgcagCTCTTGATTTTTTCAATTCTAGTAAAactaaaaagtaaataaatcaaatacaaaaagaaaagattttctattaataaaactaaaaagtaaataaatcaaacaaaaaaaatgtgacaaaagattttatattaataacaccAAAAAGATTTCAGTACAAGTCTAAAACGCCGGATACACACACTTATATATACTGGGAATGAAGTGAAGTGGAATACACAGTCAGCAAAAGTATCCGTTACTTTTTCGCCTCAGCGGCTACCGTTagcttttttaatttgatttaacggAATGCAACCGTTAGTCTGTTGAGTGGTTTATATGAGACCAAATTTTTTGCAGTGATGCGGATGATACATTGGGTCGGAATAAGTGACCCATTTGATAATTAAACCTTTATTAGGATTGTTGGTCCTCAAATATATTGCCAGGGGGGGTTGAATGcaatactaataaatttaaatcttaattcaacaaccaattaaagatttaattatattagtagAGAAAGATACAAACTAAGTTATGAACACTTGTAGtttaacttcacaaaataaatggcttatttattttgttgttttgcTACAACCTCAAGAAAATAATTCTCGAGCTTCAGTTATCTCAAGGAATACACTTATGTTTCACTCCCTTGGTGTTCTCTCTGCTTGATCTTCTCAATCACCCTCAGGCTCAAGTTATGGTTCCTATacttatatcagagtttaaccTAACTTGGCCACCACGGGTTCTGCAGATCTATAAAGTAGACTTTTGCTTTTGCGGCTACTTAACAGATTACAGCCCATGTGACATTCCTAAAATGCTAATCAACAGTTGTTACATTGTATGAAAAGCAACCTAGGAACATACTATTTTGAGCATAACAGAAGTGAATTAATAGTGACTTGTCTCCTTTCTAGGTAGCTATCCAAGACTTTGTGTATCCTTGAGTTTCAAGCTATAGGCTTGGTAGGTCTGCTATAGAACGTCTTTTCTGCGGCAATACTAAAGTTGAACATCTTTATCTGCCACAGGATTAACTTAATGTGGAATCAAATCTAATTCAAGATCTTCGACGATAGTGACGTAAGGACATCAGAATTTGTTGTCAAACAATAATTGGGATAATAGTGGCTTCCAGAGTACGCTTTAGGTAGGAACGCCAATGTTCTGCTGTCATGCGAGCGGAAACTTGCTGTCTGTGGAGTTTCAGCCAATGTTGCTGTCAAATACAAACTTGTTGTCTTGATCTTGCAACTGTCTGCCTTTTGTAGTACTGCTGTCAAACATCTTGACAGTAGAAGTCTTTTATTCTTGTTGTCATTAGTCTTCGCGTCTCGAGGCATGAACAATGTGAATTGAACTTCTTCCAAGTATACAAACATTACAATTGACAGTGATAACAAGACACTACAAAGACATACTCTGGCTGTGACAGTATGTTCTACTTAGATAAATCTAAGTACATGAAAATGTTAAGTTGACTGTTGTCTATCACCCATAAATCCTAACAAGGATATATTCTTTTCAAATATGTatcaaattacaaattattgaCCATACCTAACAATTTTTAATCGACAATAGTTCAATTTGTTTAGCAATATTTAGAAGTAAATATACTtaaaatttcttcaaaatatctaatttttctttcaaatgttTTTCAGAACTCACAATCAGTTGACTTAATACAAATAGTTtctttattttgtaaataatatttaaaatagttattttatcaatgatgatattatttaaactaaatataattataaatatagaaaaaaattagTTGTATTATTCTAGTAGGGTCACGCTCAAGAAAGAaacagtccttaaaatagaaacaTAGAACCAGTAAGTAACTATTGCAGAAACCGTAAAGTTTAAATAGATTCTCAAgatttaaatctaaatacatgtttttttgcatCGATGTGTGTGTAcgaagataattttaaaatgtaatacATAAACATGACACTTTTTGCATGTGCAATTTTGCTGCAGAACCCTTATTAATACAGGAAGGTTTCTAGGATTCTAGGCTAAGGTTTCTAACAGGAACATGACCCTATTCTAGTAATCTCAAACCCCTCACATttgctatatataaaaatataaatagtacattatttcaaaatttatggaTTCCAAAAGAAATTATTTTGTGGATATAGTAATTATTTTGATTGCCTTAGATTATTGGATgattacaaatattttattatatatataacactttggaagaaataataaaaagatttgaatattaatatcttttttaaaggAGAAAGAAAACAAACAACGCTGAtctttaaatctcttttaaggTATATTATAGATTAACATCTCCTGGTGCTTcctatatttatcatttaagtAGCTTCTTTAGCTTCCTATTGTGTAAGATTAGCAGTTCCTACACTTTTCAAACGTCATTATTCAACCAAGCTTGGTGCTAGTTCAAAAAGCCTAAGTGCAGTGCAGCCACTAAGAATCTTGTCGAAAAACCCGGCGAGAAGTGCAAGGGcatgatactctcaaggttttgatgatcacactgccagcaagctaatagcatgaTACTGGTgtttgttagcgagctatcaaagaaATATATCTGTGCTAACAGTGTTTCAGGAATTAAGTATGACAGCtcactgtcagcaagcttacaggaaaGTTCACAGACTATCAGCAGGCTCACAGCATACTGACATGAAAGCAAGCGGATAAAGATGAAGTCCTAAAATcatggagatttattaggaatcgatttttaaggactttaatatttatatatgactcatataaatattagagctcagtatTAAACAAGAGTTTTAaccaaaaacgatttcctaacttataggagtttttatctcttactcgatcttatctttaactactcctatttgatttcaaattatggtttttatataaacgttttactgagatatATTCACTACGTTTCtacgctttttactcagtaaacttcacaagattaaacgttcaaattgggaacaaaatatacgtgagttcggttggaacaagaacgttagattttgttagcaaattgaccgttggatctttgtgtatatatacttgagtgtggtttccgttttcaataacaagaacacacttcaa of Daucus carota subsp. sativus chromosome 3, DH1 v3.0, whole genome shotgun sequence contains these proteins:
- the LOC108214655 gene encoding uncharacterized protein LOC108214655; translated protein: MGRRHYRSSDSSSDDDEYKKNKRGREDDERVGRKRSDDVDKEVVVERDATKLPDDSEIKRRGGSKRDREMDRDRDRDRERERYRERDGERERDRERYRERDGDGRRRRRDAEEDEDRKHEDDDKKNGRRSSSTRRSDDIRDRSGRRSRHSDVDDDLEEGQIRKTSKSDDNGEKRTSRKEDRRDDNSKQETTNVLPPPPPLDSRTGGVYIPPFKLARMLNQVEDKSSVEYQRLTWDALRKSINGLVNKVNATNIKNIIPELFAENLIRGRGLFCRSCIKSQMASPGFTDVFAALVAVVNTKFPQVGDLLLRRIILQLQRAYKRNDKPQLLAAVKFIAHLVNQQIVHELVALELLTTLLENPTDDSVEVAVGFVTQCGSILQDLCPRGLHGIFERFRGILHEGEIDKRVQFLIEGLFAIRKAKFQGYPAIRPELDLVEQEDQLTHEISLLDQIDPEIALDIFKPDPQFIENEQRYEELKKNLLGEESEDEADSDAATDDEEDEDDESDEEQMRIRDETETNLVNLRRTIYLTIMSSVDFEEAGHKLLKIKLEPGQEMELCIMLLECCSQERTYLRYYGLLGQRFCLINKIHQENFEKCFVEQYSMIHRLETNKLRNVAKFFAHLLGTDALPWQALAYIRLTEDATTSSSRIFIKILFQELSEHLGIRLLNERLSDPTMQDTFESIFPRDNPKNTRFSINFFTSIGLGGITENLREYLKNMPRLIMQQQKPVSESEDDSDTSSADSDASSSESESGSSSESESESDDRQKKKRRRR